A genomic window from Triticum urartu cultivar G1812 chromosome 7, Tu2.1, whole genome shotgun sequence includes:
- the LOC125523145 gene encoding E3 ubiquitin-protein ligase SINA-like 10 produces the protein MVVHEEGEIMQTEQDPTMELSMGGHLSCTDCLVERPGNQRQCQKCERGGGFDVWNTAVDAVLSSVRVECPHEGCGLYVTYHKLVDHQSMCPLVPCKCPVPVCSYEGPSPVLSHHISTVHPMPMHRIQYGKALQLQVPLSEPRILLFAEEDGRAFFLVGGVLDIGAAIAVSVVCIRAGASPLPHYVAKLWANGPPWEPKGRTNTVTVEMEVTSSRDPGDVAVEELTYFTVLPKLLAGAKLVSLHIQIDKLTS, from the exons atggttgtgcacgaggagggcgagatcatgcagacggaacaggacccgacgatggagctctctatg GGAGGGCACCTGTCTTGCACGGACTGCCTCGTCGAGCGCCCCGGGAACCAACGGCAGTGCCAAAAGTGCGAGCGCGGCGGTGGCTTCGACGTGTGGAACACGGCGGTGGACGCCGTCCTCTCCtcggtgagggtggagtgcccACACGAAGGATGTGGGCTCTAtgtcacttaccacaagctcgTTGATCACCAGAGCATGTGTCCGCTCGTGCCCTGCAAATGCCCCGTGCCCGTCTGCAGCTACGAAGGCCCGTCGCCGGTGCTCtcccaccacatcagcaccgTGCATCCCATGCCCATGCACAGGATCCAGTACGGCAAGGCGCTCCAGCTGCAAGTGCCACTGTCGGAGCCACGGATCTTGCTGTTCGCGGAGGAGGACGGCCGTGCGTTTTTCTTGGTCGGCGGCGTGCTCGACATCGGTGCGGCTATCGCCGTGTCGGTCGTGTGCATCAGAGCGGGGGCGTCCCCATTGCCGCACTACGTGGCCAAGCTATGGGCGAACGGCCCGCCGTGGGAGCCCAAAGGCAGGACCAACACTGTCAcggtggaaatggaggtgacaagcagcaGGGATCCCGGCGACGTCGCCGTGGAGGAGCTGACCTACTTCACGGTTCTGCCCAAGCTGCTGGCTGGGGCTAAGCtggtgtccctccacattcagattgacaagctcacgtcctaa